In Osmia bicornis bicornis chromosome 10, iOsmBic2.1, whole genome shotgun sequence, one genomic interval encodes:
- the LOC114876345 gene encoding serine/threonine-protein kinase 16 has protein sequence MNSLGLSLILKMGCICSKETITVNSRNYVVREHLGEGGFSTILLVEDTSTHKKYAIKKIICHGLEDQRLAAKEIEYHNLVKHPNVIECIDSTYKGTADPVINATSEVLIVLPYYHRGSLANELERRAKNKDYMSPLEILNIFIQICEGVKAFHEAKPEPLAHRDLKTANIVLGDGNTPVIMDLGSVAPARVKVCGSQAAQTLQDQAAERCSMPYRAPELFNVESYCMVDERTDIWSLGCILYALCYFKSPFDTVYERGDSVALAVISANITYPQDTPYNEDMQTLILSMLKVNPMERPYIYSVIENVHDLIAKLENRA, from the exons ATGAACAGCCTtggtttgagtttaattttaaaaatgggCTGTATATGCTCCAAGGAAACTATCACGgttaattcaagaaattatgtAGTTCGTGAACATCTGGGAGAAGG TGGATTTAGTACTATATTATTAGTCGAAGATACATCAACTCATAAGAAGTACGCGATTAAGAAGATCATCTGTCATGGATTAGAGGACCAGAGATTAGCTGCAAAGGAAATAGAATATCATAATCTTGTTAAACATCCGAATGTAATAGAATGTATTGATTCTACTTACAAAGGAACAGCTGATCCGGTTATTAATGCTACCAGTGAAGTATTAATTGTATTACCCTATTATCAT aGAGGAAGCCTCGCAAACGAATTAGAAAGACGCgctaaaaataaagattacATGAGTCCACTAgagattttaaatatttttatacaaatatgCGAGGGTGTAAAGGCATTTCATGAAGCAAAACCAGAACCTCTTGCTCATAGGGACTTAAAAACTGCAAATATAGTTTTAGGAGATGGAAATACACCTGTTATAATGGATTTAG GTTCAGTAGCTCCAGCTAGAGTTAAAGTATGTGGATCACAAGCAGCTCAAACATTGCAAGATCAAGCAGCTGAAAGATGTTCTATGCCTTACAGAGCACCAGAATTGTTTAATGTTGAAAGTTACTGTATGGTAGATGAACGAACGGATATTTGG tcTTTAGGCTGTATTCTTTATGCACTGTGCTATTTTAAGTCACCATTTGATACAGTATATGAAAGAGGGGATAGTGTTGCCTTAGCTGTTATAAGCGCAAATATTACATACCCACAGGACACTCCATATAATGAG gACATGCAAACTCTGATTTTATCAATGTTGAAGGTGAATCCTATGGAACGTCCGTACATATATAGTGTTATAGAGAATGTACATGATCTTATTGCTAAACTAGAGAACAGAGCATAA